Below is a window of Georgenia soli DNA.
AGAACGGCGGCGGCGGGTCGTCGTCGGAGCGGGGTGCGGAGGGCGTCCACGGGTCCACGGTGCCGACCGGGCGGACAGCCTCCGGCATGAAATCGGCGGGCTCGACGTCGGTACGCCCCAGGTACGTGATGCCACCGTCCAGCTCGCGTCGGTACTGGTGGCCGGTGCGTGACGTCCAGTCGAACGTGCCGTCGGGGTTGCGGCGGACCCGGAAGTCACCGAGCGTCTTGTGCCGGTGGTCGAACGTGCACATGGAGGCGTTGTTGTAGATCGACGTCGAGCCGCCCTGGCTGGCGGGAACGATGTGGTCGAGCTCGCACCCCGAGGAGGGCGCCGCGCACCCGGGGCGGACGCAGGTGCGGTCACGTTCGCGGATGATCCTGGCGAGGTCTGCGGGCGGTCTGTACTTCTTGCGCCCGACGTCGAGCACGGTGCCGCTCAGCGGCTCGGTCACCAGGCGCCGCCACGTGCCACCGACGGCGAGCGCGCGTGCCGTGGCGGCGTCGATGGGGCCGTAGCCGCGCAGCGTGCCCGGGTCCCCTCCGCCGAGGAGGGTGCTGAGCGGGACGGTCACGTTGATCTGGACCGGTGCGCCACCGACCAGACCGATGCGGTAACCGTCGGCAGGGGCAGGGGCAGGGGCAGGGGCAGGGGCAGGGGCAGGGCCAGGGGGAGGAGCAGCGTCGGCAGCCGGTGCCCGAGCACCAGCCTGCGCCTCCGCCGCCGCGCGGGGAGCGGTCGGCCCGGTGTTCATGCTCGGTCGGTCCTGGTCGGAGGTCTCCGGGAGCGGGAGCTGCTCGGGCGGCAGCGGCCCGATCCGGCCGAGCCGGAGGGCGTCGTGCCCGATGCTCGCGGTGATGTCGGCGCGCAGCTGCTCGATGGTGCGCCGGTCGCCGTTCGCGCGTGCGGTTCGGGCGGCCCCGTCGAGAGCGAGGTCGAAGGCGATGGCGTCCGCGGCAGGCAGGACCGCAGTGAACGACGCCATCCCGTCCGGGAGAGCTCTGGCGTGCGTCACGCGGCGCTTGCTGCGCGCGACGCGGTGGCGGTCCGCCGCCCCGTCGGGGTCGACCTCGAGGAGCGCCTTGGCGAGGTCCTGCGTGAGCTGGGGCGGTGTACGCCCCGGCGCGCGCGGCAGCACGATCTCCTCGACGGCCATGGCGACCGGCATCGCCTTGCCCTGCAGCGCGTTGGCGATGATCTGAGCCTTGTTCTGATCGATCTCCCCGCGTTCGAGTGCGTCTGCAGTGCCCGCGAGGGGACCGCTCAGCAGGACTCCCGTCCGCACGATGCTCCCGGCAGCGTGCCGGGTGATGCCCAGGCGCATCGCCAGCTCCGTCGACGCGTGCGGCAACGACGAGCCCGTCCGGGCCGCCGGGGAACGACCCGTGACTCCGTAGGACGCGACCAGGCCGCTCTCGAGCGTCGCTGCCGCCGCCCCACGCCGCGAGTGGGCCCAGGACGCCACCCGCGACCAGGCGGCCACGGCGTCGACCGCGTCGCCCTCGTCGAGGGTCTCCAGGTCGATGGGAGCGAGGGCCTGAGCGAGCTCGAGCCCCTCCAGGCCGGCTGCGTCGTCGAGGATCGACCGGACCTCCTCCGCGGTCAACGGACCGGTTGCGGGGCCCGATGACCCGGTGCCTGAGCGAGTACGGGCTGCGTCGTCGGACCCGGCAAGAAACTTCTGGAGGGCTGCCTCGTCGCGGTCCGCCATCACGTCGTCGAGAGCACCTTCGACGAGCCACTCCAGGATGCCGTCGACGTTGAGCAGCTCGTCAGCAGGGAGAGGACGCTGTGGCCGGTCGCGTCGGTCCCCTCCCTGCGGCACACCGGCCCGCGCGCTTCGGCCTCGGGTCCGG
It encodes the following:
- a CDS encoding HNH endonuclease signature motif containing protein gives rise to the protein MTAEEVRSILDDAAGLEGLELAQALAPIDLETLDEGDAVDAVAAWSRVASWAHSRRGAAAATLESGLVASYGVTGRSPAARTGSSLPHASTELAMRLGITRHAAGSIVRTGVLLSGPLAGTADALERGEIDQNKAQIIANALQGKAMPVAMAVEEIVLPRAPGRTPPQLTQDLAKALLEVDPDGAADRHRVARSKRRVTHARALPDGMASFTAVLPAADAIAFDLALDGAARTARANGDRRTIEQLRADITASIGHDALRLGRIGPLPPEQLPLPETSDQDRPSMNTGPTAPRAAAEAQAGARAPAADAAPPPGPAPAPAPAPAPAPADGYRIGLVGGAPVQINVTVPLSTLLGGGDPGTLRGYGPIDAATARALAVGGTWRRLVTEPLSGTVLDVGRKKYRPPADLARIIRERDRTCVRPGCAAPSSGCELDHIVPASQGGSTSIYNNASMCTFDHRHKTLGDFRVRRNPDGTFDWTSRTGHQYRRELDGGITYLGRTDVEPADFMPEAVRPVGTVDPWTPSAPRSDDDPPPPF